A single region of the Chryseobacterium culicis genome encodes:
- the recQ gene encoding DNA helicase RecQ has protein sequence MSAKKANLSGELKKYFGFSTFKGQQEQIIDNLLNGKDIFVLMPTGGGKSLCYQLPALISEGTAIVVSPLIALMKNQVDAVNGLSSEDGVAHVLNSSLNKTQTKQVFDDIKSGKTKLLYVAPESLIKDDYLDFLKEVKISFFAIDEAHCISEWGHDFRPEYRNLKQIIDKIANVPVIALTATATPKVQDDIQKTLGMTNALVFKESFNRPNLYYEVCPKINVDKEIVKFINQRKGKSGIVYCLSRRKVEEFAQLLQVNGINALPYHAGLDQKVRVANQDKFLMEEVDVIVATIAFGMGIDKPDVRFVIHYDFPKSLESYYQETGRAGRDGGEGHCLAFYDPKDIEKLEKFLAQKPVSEREIGLQLLNEVVGYAETSMSRRQYILYYFGENFDPVNGDGAKMCDNSSDPPKLKDATADLEKSLELISNTGEKFKSKDLISVIVGKENAVTKSYKLEQSSHFGFGKEEKDNYWKTILRQATVQNFLQKDIETYGVLKITEKGKNVLNGKSKDLFLIAEDREFDLNQAKAESDQVQQQAGGGLDQNLFNLLKELRKKVAKKHGIPPYTVFMDPSLEDMTVQYPITVDEITKIYGVGEGKAKKYGKEFADYIKTYVEENNIERTQDMVLKQVANKSSHKVFIIQSTDKKIDLEDIARAKNLSMDELLKEMERIVYQGTKLNIDYYIEDNFDEDIVDGFMEFMNESESDSMKVLLDEFGDELSDEEVRMLRIKFISDVAN, from the coding sequence ATGAGCGCAAAAAAAGCCAATTTATCAGGCGAATTGAAAAAGTATTTTGGGTTTTCTACATTTAAGGGCCAGCAGGAACAAATTATAGATAACCTATTGAATGGGAAGGATATATTTGTTTTAATGCCCACAGGTGGCGGAAAATCATTATGTTATCAGCTTCCGGCTCTTATTTCGGAAGGAACAGCAATAGTAGTTTCGCCCTTAATAGCGTTGATGAAAAATCAGGTAGATGCCGTGAATGGCCTTTCTTCTGAAGATGGGGTAGCCCACGTACTGAATTCATCATTAAACAAAACGCAGACCAAGCAGGTTTTTGACGATATCAAAAGCGGCAAAACCAAACTTCTGTATGTAGCTCCTGAATCATTAATTAAAGATGATTACCTGGATTTTTTGAAAGAAGTGAAAATTTCTTTCTTTGCTATTGACGAGGCTCACTGTATTTCAGAGTGGGGACATGATTTCAGACCGGAATACAGGAATCTGAAACAGATTATAGACAAAATCGCCAATGTACCGGTGATTGCTTTGACGGCTACTGCTACTCCTAAGGTTCAGGATGATATCCAGAAAACTTTAGGAATGACGAATGCATTGGTGTTCAAAGAAAGTTTCAACCGTCCTAATCTATACTATGAAGTATGTCCTAAAATTAATGTAGATAAGGAAATCGTTAAATTTATCAATCAGCGTAAAGGAAAATCAGGAATTGTATATTGCCTGAGCCGAAGAAAAGTTGAAGAATTTGCCCAGCTTCTGCAGGTAAACGGAATCAACGCACTTCCTTACCACGCAGGTCTTGATCAGAAAGTGAGAGTAGCAAATCAGGATAAATTCCTGATGGAAGAAGTGGATGTGATCGTGGCAACGATCGCCTTCGGGATGGGAATTGATAAACCGGATGTCCGTTTTGTCATCCATTACGACTTTCCGAAATCATTGGAAAGCTATTATCAGGAAACCGGCAGAGCAGGAAGAGATGGAGGTGAAGGTCACTGTCTGGCATTCTATGATCCAAAAGATATTGAAAAACTGGAGAAATTCCTGGCACAGAAACCTGTTTCTGAAAGAGAAATCGGGTTGCAGCTCTTAAATGAAGTGGTAGGCTATGCTGAAACTTCAATGAGTAGAAGGCAGTACATACTCTATTATTTTGGAGAAAATTTCGATCCGGTAAACGGAGATGGAGCAAAGATGTGTGATAATTCATCCGATCCGCCAAAATTAAAGGATGCTACTGCAGATTTGGAAAAATCGCTGGAACTGATCAGTAACACTGGAGAAAAATTCAAGTCTAAAGATTTGATTTCTGTCATCGTAGGCAAAGAAAATGCCGTGACGAAATCTTATAAACTGGAACAAAGTTCTCATTTTGGTTTTGGAAAAGAAGAAAAAGATAACTACTGGAAAACGATTCTAAGACAGGCTACTGTTCAGAATTTTTTACAGAAGGATATTGAAACCTATGGGGTTTTAAAAATTACAGAAAAAGGGAAAAATGTCCTGAATGGTAAATCTAAAGACCTCTTTTTGATTGCTGAAGACAGGGAATTTGATCTTAATCAGGCAAAAGCAGAAAGCGACCAGGTACAGCAGCAGGCAGGCGGAGGTCTGGATCAGAATCTTTTCAACCTGTTGAAAGAACTGAGAAAGAAAGTGGCCAAAAAACACGGAATTCCACCTTATACCGTATTTATGGATCCGAGTTTGGAGGATATGACGGTTCAGTATCCTATCACAGTTGATGAAATTACCAAAATCTATGGAGTAGGGGAAGGAAAAGCCAAAAAGTACGGTAAAGAATTCGCAGACTATATTAAAACTTACGTTGAGGAGAATAATATAGAACGTACTCAGGATATGGTATTGAAACAGGTAGCCAATAAATCCAGCCACAAAGTTTTCATTATCCAGAGTACGGATAAAAAGATTGATCTTGAAGATATAGCAAGAGCTAAGAACCTTTCTATGGATGAACTTCTAAAAGAAATGGAAAGGATTGTATATCAGGGAACAAAGCTGAATATCGACTATTATATTGAAGATAATTTTGATGAAGACATTGTAGACGGTTTCATGGAATTCATGAACGAATCTGAAAGTGACAGTATGAAGGTACTACTGGATGAATTCGGGGATGAACTGTCTGATGAAGAAGTGAGAATGCTGAGGATTAAATTTATCAGTGACGTTGCCAACTAA
- a CDS encoding SIS domain-containing protein: MDRTNIISIAKSTLEIEISELEKLKNRIDDQFAHAVEIIHSAKGKLIVVGIGKSAHVGNKIVATLNSTGTPSQFLHASEAIHGDLGVIQKQDVVLCISNSGNSPEIANLVPYLKDYSSALIGMTGNKASKLAEFSEVILDTHVDVEACPNKLAPTSSTTIQMALGDALAVALMELNDFKANDFAKFHPGGSLGKNLTSKVEQFLSSQKPQVSEEASIRDVIISISGSSHGITVVTNADQIIGVITDGDLRRMLMKGEDISKVSAKDIMSAHPRTIEKDALAKEAMKILKGNNIGQLVVTENGKYFGIIDLHKLLDEGIN; the protein is encoded by the coding sequence ATGGATAGAACCAACATTATATCAATTGCAAAAAGCACTTTAGAAATAGAAATTTCTGAACTCGAAAAATTAAAAAACAGAATTGATGACCAATTTGCCCATGCCGTAGAGATCATTCACTCAGCAAAAGGGAAGCTCATTGTGGTAGGAATAGGGAAATCTGCCCATGTTGGTAATAAGATTGTGGCTACATTAAATTCTACTGGTACTCCTTCTCAGTTTTTACATGCTTCGGAAGCTATTCATGGTGACCTTGGGGTTATTCAGAAGCAGGATGTTGTTTTATGCATCTCCAATTCCGGAAATTCTCCAGAAATTGCCAATCTGGTTCCTTATTTAAAGGATTATTCTTCTGCTCTTATCGGAATGACAGGAAATAAGGCGAGTAAACTTGCTGAGTTTTCTGAAGTTATTTTAGATACTCATGTGGACGTTGAAGCCTGCCCTAATAAATTAGCCCCTACCAGTTCTACCACCATTCAGATGGCATTGGGAGATGCTTTGGCTGTGGCATTAATGGAATTGAATGATTTCAAGGCTAATGATTTTGCAAAATTCCATCCGGGAGGAAGCTTAGGGAAAAACCTGACTTCCAAAGTAGAACAGTTCCTTTCTTCACAAAAGCCTCAGGTTTCTGAAGAAGCATCGATAAGAGATGTAATTATCTCAATCAGCGGTTCAAGCCACGGAATCACAGTGGTAACCAATGCAGATCAGATTATTGGGGTCATCACAGATGGAGATTTGAGAAGGATGCTGATGAAAGGAGAAGATATCAGTAAAGTATCAGCTAAAGATATTATGTCTGCCCATCCAAGAACCATTGAAAAAGATGCTTTGGCCAAAGAAGCTATGAAAATTCTGAAAGGAAATAATATCGGCCAGCTTGTTGTAACGGAAAACGGAAAATATTTCGGGATTATAGACCTGCATAAACTGCTGGACGAGGGAATTAATTAG
- the tatC gene encoding twin-arginine translocase subunit TatC, with protein MSDGKDMSFLGHIGELRGHLIRSIIAIIIAAFVVGFNINWIMDHIFFGPTRNDFPTFRVVNHFSRMILGEDSIHLPKDFPVRVQRLYQQFNVMMAVSVFGGMVAAFPYIVWELWRFIGPALHPRERKNSIYIINAVWILFMTGVLCGYFLILPFAVNFGVIFKISDIIVPLYDLSDYTTLFLQVVLGMGVIFLFPILIYFLTSIGILTPMFMKTYRRHAIVLIMVVAAIITPADVLSMLMAAFPLLILYEFSIMMCTFTYKKVQKSNGNLPAVQK; from the coding sequence GTGAGTGATGGTAAAGACATGTCCTTCCTTGGACATATAGGAGAATTAAGAGGGCATCTGATCCGTTCGATTATTGCTATCATAATTGCGGCTTTTGTGGTTGGTTTTAATATCAACTGGATTATGGACCATATCTTTTTTGGGCCTACCAGAAATGATTTCCCAACCTTCAGAGTGGTTAATCATTTTTCTAGAATGATTTTGGGAGAAGACAGTATTCATCTTCCAAAAGACTTCCCTGTTCGTGTACAGAGATTGTATCAGCAGTTCAATGTGATGATGGCTGTTTCTGTTTTTGGAGGAATGGTAGCTGCATTTCCATATATTGTATGGGAATTATGGCGTTTTATCGGTCCTGCTTTGCATCCAAGAGAGAGAAAGAATTCTATCTACATTATTAATGCGGTATGGATACTTTTCATGACCGGAGTATTATGCGGATACTTCTTAATCCTTCCGTTTGCGGTTAATTTTGGGGTTATCTTTAAAATTTCAGACATTATTGTTCCGCTTTATGACTTAAGTGATTATACCACTTTATTTTTACAGGTAGTTTTGGGTATGGGTGTTATTTTCTTATTTCCTATTCTTATCTATTTCCTTACCAGTATCGGAATTCTTACGCCTATGTTTATGAAAACGTACCGTCGCCACGCTATTGTTTTGATCATGGTAGTCGCTGCAATTATTACTCCTGCAGACGTTTTAAGTATGCTGATGGCTGCATTCCCGCTGCTTATCTTATATGAATTCAGTATTATGATGTGTACATTCACCTATAAAAAAGTACAGAAAAGCAATGGAAATCTTCCGGCAGTACAGAAATAA
- a CDS encoding reprolysin-like metallopeptidase: MKKKIIFVCALALSLSGLQAQRWEPVSEKITPVRKEVKVEYAYKFDLSALRNQLKNAPEAGKGGNPVIVSLPTADGRVERFSVYSSPVVEKAMAERYELGAYSGIGLDNPHKQIRFSTAPNDFQSMVFNADTGKYEFIEPINKEKDVYGVFFKSNKSHEDPFECRTSEPEKVKKEMNKLLKTKNVLKGLGNSNKSNEQKYRTYRIAISVNGEYTQLAGGVPQAAARINATMNRVNGVFEKDFGIHMIVQDLPQLIFTDPTTDPYSNVVANPNGTYSAPGAWNLQLQQTLTNTAGVGNAAYDIGHFFGHRGGGGSAGDVGNVCRNPASNNDATSKGAGITSPSTPDQPFGDNYDIDFVAHEIGHQFGAAHTMSIALHGAHMEPGSGSTIMGYAGITNYNVQMHSDAYFHTKNIEEVGAYVNSQDCGTITAVANTPPSIQPMASKMIPKGTAFVLTASAADTQNDPMTYTWEQYDLTTSAFGPVSATRNNGANFRSIMPTNSPTRYFPKLSNVLNGTLTSAVDWETVSNIPRTMNFKVTVRDNNPDAAQQQTQSGLMKVDIGNEGPFKVTSTTVYNNTPGAVTWDVVNTNNAPYNVQNVKIDYTTDNGSTWTVITPSTANDGSEPFSFSSLATGASVKIRVSAIDNVFYAVGNATVSASASACTTSAPAGITVTGITRTSASVNWTALVGATYSVMYRKVGTATWTTVPVSTNAYNISGLTESTQYEVQIANVCGASVGTYSASTNFTTSSFAKCSVTGTNAADEYISNVTVTAAGVGPVSNSSSNTPYTDYTADPSKLITLMSGSTGNNVSITKGWTGAQYNDGVTAWIDFNKDGVFSSSEVIYTSAASTISPVSGTFSVPADAYTGGNVIMRVVLGYESQPNSGCSNQQYGEVEDYPVLIQQQLSTSETVKDKSAIQIYPNPVSDVLNVTQISSKAQFIITNMAGQKVMNGQINDNKISVSKLNTGAYIISIEDKGTTTNLKFIKK, from the coding sequence ATGAAAAAGAAAATTATTTTCGTCTGTGCATTGGCTTTAAGTCTGAGTGGTTTACAGGCACAACGCTGGGAACCGGTCTCGGAGAAGATTACGCCAGTAAGAAAAGAAGTAAAAGTAGAATACGCCTACAAATTTGATCTTTCTGCATTGAGAAATCAACTTAAGAATGCTCCTGAAGCAGGAAAAGGAGGAAACCCGGTAATTGTTTCTCTCCCTACAGCAGACGGAAGAGTTGAAAGGTTCTCCGTGTACAGCTCTCCGGTAGTAGAAAAAGCTATGGCGGAAAGGTATGAATTAGGTGCCTATTCAGGTATAGGGCTGGATAATCCTCATAAACAAATCAGATTCAGTACTGCTCCGAACGACTTCCAATCTATGGTATTCAATGCTGATACAGGAAAATACGAATTTATAGAACCCATAAACAAAGAAAAGGATGTATATGGAGTCTTTTTCAAATCTAACAAATCTCACGAAGATCCTTTCGAATGCCGAACTTCTGAACCTGAGAAGGTAAAAAAGGAGATGAATAAGCTGCTTAAAACAAAAAATGTTTTGAAAGGGCTGGGCAACTCTAATAAAAGCAATGAGCAAAAATACAGAACCTACAGAATTGCCATCTCCGTAAACGGTGAGTATACCCAACTTGCCGGAGGTGTTCCTCAAGCTGCAGCCCGTATTAATGCCACAATGAACCGTGTAAATGGTGTTTTTGAAAAGGATTTTGGAATCCATATGATTGTACAGGATCTTCCACAACTTATATTCACAGATCCAACAACGGACCCTTATTCAAATGTAGTAGCAAATCCAAATGGTACATATAGTGCTCCCGGTGCATGGAACCTTCAGCTTCAGCAAACTCTTACCAACACTGCCGGTGTAGGTAACGCTGCCTATGATATTGGACATTTCTTTGGTCACAGAGGCGGTGGCGGAAGTGCAGGAGATGTAGGAAATGTCTGCAGAAATCCTGCAAGCAACAATGATGCAACTTCTAAAGGGGCAGGAATTACTTCACCTTCTACTCCGGATCAGCCGTTTGGAGACAATTATGACATCGATTTCGTAGCTCACGAAATTGGTCACCAGTTCGGTGCTGCCCATACCATGTCTATTGCTTTGCATGGCGCTCATATGGAGCCGGGATCCGGATCTACGATTATGGGATATGCCGGGATTACCAACTATAATGTTCAAATGCATTCTGATGCCTATTTTCATACCAAAAATATTGAAGAAGTAGGAGCCTATGTCAATTCTCAAGACTGTGGAACGATTACAGCAGTAGCCAATACCCCTCCTTCAATACAGCCAATGGCTAGTAAAATGATCCCTAAAGGAACAGCTTTTGTGTTAACAGCTTCAGCAGCAGATACACAAAATGACCCGATGACTTATACCTGGGAGCAATATGACCTGACTACTTCGGCTTTTGGCCCGGTAAGTGCAACCAGAAATAATGGGGCAAACTTCAGATCTATAATGCCAACAAATTCTCCTACACGTTATTTCCCTAAATTGTCAAATGTTCTTAATGGAACCCTTACCAGCGCTGTAGACTGGGAAACGGTATCCAATATTCCAAGAACAATGAATTTCAAGGTAACGGTAAGAGACAATAATCCAGATGCTGCACAACAACAGACACAGAGCGGCCTGATGAAAGTGGATATAGGAAATGAAGGCCCTTTCAAAGTAACTTCAACTACAGTTTACAATAATACACCGGGAGCTGTTACCTGGGATGTGGTAAACACAAATAATGCTCCATATAATGTACAAAACGTTAAAATAGATTATACTACAGACAATGGAAGTACATGGACGGTTATTACTCCATCTACAGCTAATGACGGATCTGAGCCGTTTTCGTTCTCTTCTTTGGCAACAGGTGCCAGCGTAAAAATAAGAGTAAGCGCCATTGATAATGTATTCTACGCTGTTGGAAATGCTACTGTTTCTGCATCAGCAAGTGCCTGTACAACATCTGCTCCGGCAGGTATTACGGTAACGGGTATTACAAGAACTTCAGCATCCGTAAACTGGACAGCGTTAGTAGGAGCAACGTATTCTGTAATGTATAGAAAAGTAGGAACAGCAACATGGACTACCGTTCCTGTTTCAACAAATGCTTATAACATTTCAGGACTTACTGAATCCACTCAATACGAAGTACAGATAGCCAATGTTTGCGGTGCATCCGTTGGAACATATTCAGCATCTACAAACTTTACAACATCTTCATTTGCTAAATGTTCTGTAACCGGAACAAATGCAGCTGACGAATATATCTCCAATGTTACAGTAACCGCTGCAGGAGTGGGCCCTGTCTCGAATAGCAGCAGCAATACGCCTTATACAGATTATACTGCAGATCCTTCTAAACTAATTACGCTTATGTCCGGATCTACAGGAAATAATGTAAGCATAACCAAAGGATGGACAGGTGCTCAGTATAATGACGGAGTAACAGCATGGATAGACTTTAACAAAGACGGAGTATTCTCTTCTTCTGAGGTCATCTACACCAGCGCAGCTAGTACCATATCACCTGTTTCCGGAACATTCTCCGTACCTGCAGATGCTTATACCGGAGGAAACGTAATTATGAGAGTTGTACTAGGCTATGAAAGCCAGCCCAACAGTGGCTGCAGCAATCAACAGTATGGCGAAGTTGAGGATTATCCGGTATTGATCCAGCAGCAGCTTTCCACGAGTGAAACCGTGAAAGACAAGAGCGCCATCCAGATCTACCCTAACCCGGTAAGTGATGTATTAAATGTAACTCAGATTTCATCAAAAGCTCAGTTTATCATTACCAATATGGCAGGTCAGAAAGTAATGAATGGCCAGATTAATGATAATAAAATCTCTGTTTCAAAATTAAATACAGGAGCTTATATTATTTCAATTGAAGATAAAGGAACGACTACAAATCTGAAATTTATCAAAAAATAA
- a CDS encoding M1 family metallopeptidase, whose translation MKKLSYTLLFASGLVFGQFFEKGKVFTKQDTLKGSNTEFRNFWDVKKYDLSVEPDFEQKSIKGNNKISFEIIKDVTNPVFQIDLQQPMKADKVEGNFPIANYKQDGDFIFITTNKKFKKGEKYTINFTYSGNPTIAKKAPWDGGWVFTKDEKGNPWMTAADEGIGASIWLPTKDIWSDEPDNGIIMKIVTPNDLVGVGNGRLTDKKTTGSKTTYTWEVKNPINAYSIIPSIGKYVNFKDIFEGEKGKLDLDYWVIDYNLDKAKKQFQQVKPMLSAFEYWFGPYPFYEDSYKLVESPHLGMEHQSNVAYGNKYQNGYLGRDLSGTGVGLNWDFIIIHESGHEWFANNITAKDQADMWIHESFTNYSETLFTEKYMDKKSAEIYVQGIRKGIDNDIPIIGQYGVRNEGSGDMYPKGANMLHTMRQVINNDDKFRQILRGLNKDFYHQTVTTQQIENYISSKSGIDFSTVFDQYLRTIKIPTLEYAQNGDTLKFRYTDVVKNLKLPIIINGDQTINPTEEWQTVKLKKSTPVELDPNYYINYKETK comes from the coding sequence ATGAAAAAATTGTCATATACACTCTTATTTGCATCAGGGCTGGTTTTCGGACAGTTCTTTGAGAAGGGTAAGGTTTTCACCAAACAGGATACATTAAAGGGTTCCAATACCGAATTCAGAAATTTTTGGGATGTCAAAAAATATGATCTTTCCGTAGAGCCTGATTTTGAACAGAAAAGCATTAAAGGAAATAATAAAATCAGCTTTGAGATCATCAAAGATGTTACTAATCCTGTTTTCCAGATTGACCTTCAGCAACCGATGAAAGCTGATAAAGTAGAAGGAAACTTTCCTATTGCAAATTATAAGCAGGATGGAGACTTTATTTTCATTACTACCAATAAAAAATTCAAAAAAGGCGAAAAATACACCATTAATTTTACCTATTCAGGGAATCCTACCATTGCTAAAAAAGCACCCTGGGATGGCGGATGGGTTTTCACTAAAGATGAAAAAGGAAATCCATGGATGACTGCTGCTGACGAGGGAATAGGAGCTTCCATATGGCTTCCTACCAAAGATATCTGGAGCGATGAACCTGATAACGGGATCATTATGAAAATTGTAACACCTAATGATCTGGTAGGTGTGGGTAATGGCAGACTCACTGATAAAAAAACAACGGGCAGTAAAACTACTTATACCTGGGAAGTTAAAAATCCTATCAATGCCTACTCCATTATCCCGAGTATCGGAAAATATGTGAATTTTAAAGATATATTTGAGGGTGAAAAAGGAAAACTGGACCTGGATTATTGGGTAATTGACTATAATCTGGACAAGGCAAAAAAACAATTTCAACAGGTAAAACCTATGCTCTCAGCATTTGAATACTGGTTTGGTCCGTACCCGTTTTATGAAGATTCATACAAACTTGTAGAGTCTCCTCACCTTGGGATGGAGCATCAAAGTAATGTAGCCTATGGAAACAAATATCAGAACGGCTATCTTGGCAGAGATCTTTCAGGAACAGGAGTGGGCTTAAATTGGGATTTCATTATTATTCATGAAAGCGGACATGAATGGTTCGCCAATAATATTACCGCAAAAGACCAGGCTGATATGTGGATCCATGAAAGTTTCACCAACTATTCCGAGACTCTTTTCACGGAAAAATATATGGACAAAAAATCTGCTGAAATCTATGTTCAGGGGATCAGGAAAGGAATAGACAATGACATTCCTATTATTGGTCAATATGGTGTAAGAAATGAAGGCAGCGGAGATATGTATCCGAAAGGAGCCAACATGCTTCATACGATGAGACAGGTCATCAATAATGATGATAAATTCAGACAGATTTTAAGAGGTTTAAATAAAGACTTTTATCATCAGACCGTTACTACCCAGCAGATTGAAAATTATATCTCCTCAAAATCGGGAATTGATTTCTCAACTGTTTTTGATCAGTATCTGAGAACGATAAAAATCCCAACTCTTGAGTATGCTCAAAATGGGGATACTTTAAAGTTCCGTTATACGGATGTCGTAAAAAATCTGAAATTACCTATAATCATCAATGGGGATCAGACGATAAATCCAACGGAAGAATGGCAGACTGTAAAGCTTAAGAAAAGTACTCCGGTTGAGCTAGACCCGAACTATTATATCAATTATAAGGAAACTAAATAA
- a CDS encoding PDZ domain-containing protein yields MRKTVLSLGIFAAFLANAQSIKTTIDLVNVKDDKVAVTMEFPKMKSGDIKFHFPKTVPGTYSVDDYGRFIEGIKFYDNKGKELTYTKVNDNTYSLKNAQALSKISYLVNDSFDDELDTSKHKAVFSPSGTDIEAGKVYMINTHGFIGYIENMQDVPYQLVVQKPTDFYGTTALVDQDKSESTDTYTLANYAKVTDSPLMYTKPDYITFNAGGMDLVLGVYSPTGKYKAADFKENLEKMVVAQKKFLGDMNTNKKYAIMLYLSGGDGPKVKGFGALEHHESTSVVLPEAMPKDAIDNTITDVVSHEFFHTVNPLKTHSEEIHYFDYADPKMSQHLWMYEGGTEYFANLFQIQEGLINKDQFLERMGEKIANSKSYDDTMPFTVMSKNVLVEPYKDQYRNVYEKGALLAMCLDIELRKLSNGEMGYRDMIRKLSQRFGENKPFKDDKLIDELVTVTGYPQVKEFYNKYIAGNQPTPYAQYLSMVGVDIKKQESQPMFWFIKDPNQTGFDEKTNAFAFDDHSALSPFAKSIGFKITDQVLALDGRTVDIKKVQDFIGYTRTIKDGQEVTVTILRDNAGKKEKMTLKGKAILDKMTMETLTFKANPTPEELKLQTQWLTGKK; encoded by the coding sequence ATGAGAAAAACAGTACTTAGCCTTGGTATTTTTGCTGCTTTTTTAGCAAATGCTCAGTCTATAAAAACAACTATTGACCTTGTCAATGTAAAAGATGATAAAGTAGCCGTTACCATGGAATTCCCGAAAATGAAATCCGGGGATATTAAATTTCACTTCCCAAAAACAGTTCCGGGTACTTATTCTGTAGACGACTATGGAAGATTCATCGAAGGCATCAAATTTTACGATAATAAAGGAAAAGAGCTTACTTATACCAAAGTAAATGACAATACGTATTCACTGAAAAATGCTCAGGCACTTTCCAAAATCTCTTATCTTGTGAATGACAGCTTTGATGATGAATTGGATACTTCAAAGCATAAAGCCGTATTTTCACCTTCAGGAACGGATATTGAAGCAGGAAAAGTATATATGATCAATACCCACGGATTTATCGGATATATTGAGAATATGCAGGATGTTCCTTATCAGCTTGTCGTTCAGAAACCCACTGATTTCTACGGAACAACAGCTTTGGTAGATCAGGACAAATCTGAATCTACAGATACTTATACTCTTGCCAACTATGCTAAGGTGACAGATTCTCCGCTGATGTACACAAAGCCTGATTATATTACCTTCAATGCCGGAGGAATGGACCTTGTATTAGGCGTATATTCTCCAACAGGAAAATATAAAGCAGCAGATTTTAAAGAGAATCTCGAAAAGATGGTTGTTGCCCAGAAGAAATTCCTTGGGGACATGAATACCAATAAGAAGTATGCGATTATGCTTTATCTTTCCGGTGGTGACGGACCTAAAGTGAAGGGATTCGGAGCATTGGAACACCACGAATCTACAAGTGTAGTGCTTCCTGAGGCAATGCCCAAAGATGCTATTGACAACACCATTACAGATGTGGTTTCCCACGAATTTTTCCATACCGTAAATCCTCTGAAGACGCATTCTGAAGAAATTCATTATTTCGATTATGCAGATCCGAAAATGTCTCAGCACTTATGGATGTACGAAGGCGGAACGGAATATTTTGCCAATCTTTTCCAGATTCAGGAAGGTCTGATCAATAAAGATCAGTTTCTTGAAAGAATGGGAGAGAAAATTGCCAACTCCAAGAGCTATGATGATACCATGCCATTTACAGTAATGAGTAAAAATGTATTGGTAGAGCCTTACAAAGATCAATACCGAAATGTGTATGAAAAAGGAGCTCTTCTGGCAATGTGTCTGGATATTGAGCTTAGAAAACTTTCCAACGGAGAAATGGGATATCGTGATATGATCAGAAAATTGTCTCAGAGATTTGGTGAAAACAAACCTTTCAAAGATGATAAACTGATTGACGAACTGGTAACAGTAACCGGATATCCACAGGTAAAAGAATTCTACAACAAATATATTGCAGGAAACCAGCCGACCCCTTACGCACAATACCTGAGCATGGTAGGCGTAGATATTAAAAAACAGGAAAGCCAGCCTATGTTCTGGTTTATCAAAGATCCGAATCAGACAGGTTTTGATGAAAAGACCAATGCTTTTGCTTTTGATGATCATTCTGCATTGTCTCCATTTGCAAAAAGTATCGGATTTAAAATCACGGACCAGGTACTTGCTCTGGATGGAAGAACGGTAGATATCAAAAAAGTACAGGATTTTATTGGATATACCCGAACCATCAAAGACGGGCAGGAAGTTACGGTAACTATTCTAAGAGATAATGCCGGTAAGAAAGAGAAAATGACATTGAAAGGAAAAGCTATTCTGGATAAAATGACTATGGAAACGCTTACATTCAAGGCGAATCCAACTCCGGAAGAACTAAAATTACAAACACAGTGGCTCACTGGTAAAAAATAA